A single region of the Leptolyngbya sp. 'hensonii' genome encodes:
- a CDS encoding potassium-transporting ATPase subunit F has translation MKLTHLQRTLPQSSSQVLETIAEIGSEWRRQKLPLYLFLGLCFNLILAPAVFAATGGDLSRTQSYWLAALGLVTVALAIYLFFVMFVPERF, from the coding sequence ATGAAACTGACTCATTTACAACGAACCCTTCCCCAGTCATCTTCCCAGGTGCTTGAAACGATCGCCGAAATTGGATCTGAATGGCGCAGACAGAAATTGCCGCTCTACCTGTTTCTGGGATTGTGTTTCAACTTAATTCTGGCACCAGCCGTCTTTGCGGCTACCGGTGGAGACTTGTCACGAACTCAATCCTACTGGCTAGCAGCCCTTGGCCTAGTGACAGTTGCCCTTGCCATCTATCTCTTTTTCGTGATGTTTGTACCGGAGAGATTCTAA
- the kdpA gene encoding potassium-transporting ATPase subunit KdpA — protein MLLGWIQIALTLLILVAMTPFFGRYIARVFQEQGTILDPILNPVEPFLYSLVGVRAKEDMTGWQYARAILYSNVVMGLLIFSIIMLQQFLPLNPTGIPAPTWDTALHTSISFITNTNQQHYSGETYLSYASQMWGLGYHMFTSAATGLAVGIAFIRGLTGRPLGNFYVDLIRAITRILLPISIVGAIVLIAAGVPETLAGPMVVPTLEDPAISQAIARGPVAHFEIIKELGENGGGFFAINSAHPFENPNGLVNLIQLVAILSIPTALIYTYGIFANNIKQAWLVYSIPFALLVGFVIITAIGEYHGNPAVNALLGVDQAPNLEGKEVRFGWAQSALYAVITTATMCGAVNSLHDSFMPNGGFSTLSNMFLQIVFGGQGTGTAYLFAYLILAVFVTGLMVGRTPEFLGRKIEKREVVLASFLILLVHPIAILIPGAIALAFPDQLSGISNPGFHGLAQVIYEYASAAANNGSGFEGLGDSQPSPIAIAGGATTSTTALWWNLSACFSLLAGRYVPIGALLLLADSMSRKQPVPITTGTLRTDTGLFTGVTFGVILILGALEFFPVLALGPIAEAFQIARGIG, from the coding sequence ATGTTGCTAGGATGGATTCAAATTGCCTTGACGCTACTGATTTTAGTAGCAATGACTCCTTTCTTTGGCCGGTACATAGCTCGTGTGTTTCAGGAGCAGGGAACCATCCTCGATCCAATTCTGAACCCGGTTGAGCCATTTCTCTACTCACTAGTGGGTGTGCGAGCCAAAGAAGATATGACAGGCTGGCAGTATGCGCGAGCAATTCTGTACAGCAATGTGGTGATGGGATTACTGATTTTTTCTATCATCATGCTTCAGCAGTTTTTACCGCTGAACCCAACTGGGATTCCAGCCCCAACCTGGGATACGGCACTGCATACAAGCATTTCGTTTATTACCAATACCAATCAGCAGCACTATTCTGGAGAAACCTATCTCAGCTATGCCAGTCAAATGTGGGGCTTGGGCTATCACATGTTCACCTCAGCCGCAACGGGTTTGGCAGTCGGCATTGCCTTCATTCGTGGTTTAACCGGACGACCCCTGGGCAATTTTTATGTGGACTTAATTCGAGCCATTACCCGGATCTTGTTGCCGATTAGCATTGTAGGCGCGATCGTCTTGATTGCAGCCGGTGTGCCAGAAACCTTAGCAGGTCCGATGGTGGTTCCTACTCTGGAAGATCCAGCCATCAGTCAGGCGATCGCCCGGGGTCCAGTGGCCCATTTCGAGATCATCAAAGAGTTGGGCGAGAACGGGGGCGGATTCTTTGCGATTAACTCGGCTCACCCGTTTGAAAACCCAAATGGATTGGTCAATCTGATTCAGCTAGTGGCGATTCTGAGTATTCCGACTGCGTTGATCTATACCTATGGCATCTTCGCCAATAACATCAAGCAAGCGTGGCTAGTGTATTCCATTCCGTTTGCACTTCTGGTCGGTTTCGTCATCATTACAGCGATCGGTGAATACCATGGCAATCCAGCCGTGAATGCGCTGTTGGGAGTTGATCAAGCGCCCAATTTAGAAGGAAAAGAAGTCCGGTTTGGTTGGGCACAGTCTGCCCTGTATGCCGTGATTACTACGGCCACTATGTGCGGTGCTGTCAACAGTTTGCATGATTCTTTCATGCCCAATGGGGGCTTTTCTACCCTGTCCAACATGTTTTTGCAGATTGTGTTTGGCGGACAGGGAACGGGAACCGCCTATCTGTTTGCCTACCTGATTCTGGCCGTGTTTGTGACGGGATTAATGGTGGGGCGCACCCCCGAATTTCTGGGACGCAAGATTGAGAAGCGCGAAGTGGTGTTAGCGAGTTTCCTGATTTTACTGGTTCACCCGATCGCAATTTTGATTCCCGGTGCGATCGCCCTGGCGTTTCCCGATCAGCTTTCCGGTATCAGTAATCCTGGTTTTCATGGGCTGGCACAAGTGATTTATGAATATGCTTCGGCGGCTGCCAATAACGGGTCTGGTTTTGAGGGACTGGGCGATTCACAGCCCTCACCGATTGCGATCGCGGGTGGCGCAACCACAAGTACAACTGCCCTCTGGTGGAATCTGAGTGCCTGTTTCAGTCTTTTAGCAGGGCGTTATGTACCCATTGGTGCGCTCTTGCTGCTTGCTGACAGCATGTCCCGTAAACAGCCTGTACCGATCACAACAGGAACCTTGCGAACCGACACAGGGTTATTTACGGGAGTTACCTTTGGCGTGATTTTGATCTTGGGCGCATTAGAGTTTTTCCCGGTGTTGGCCCTGGGGCCGATCGCAGAAGCATTTCAAATTGCTAGAGGAATTGGGTAG
- a CDS encoding N-acetylmuramoyl-L-alanine amidase, whose translation MTHDSTAMPAVLVEVGFVTGQEDAPRLSDPSILVVRAANF comes from the coding sequence ATGACCCACGACTCCACGGCAATGCCTGCGGTGCTGGTGGAAGTGGGCTTTGTGACTGGGCAAGAGGATGCACCTCGACTCAGTGACCCATCAATTTTAGTCGTTAGAGCGGCTAATTTCTGA
- the kdpB gene encoding potassium-transporting ATPase subunit KdpB, with product MTSTENSPRPYRVPSGTRDSRRHTPKVEMKGLYQRAIKESFVKLDPRIQVRNPVMFVVWVGTLVTLLLTIDPNLFGTLQADVNQQRLLNGLITFILLFTIVFANFAEAVAEGRGKAQADALRATRSDTIARKILPTGSVQEVSSTELRRGDQVKVIAGDMIPADGEVIAGLGSVDESAITGESAPVLKQPGTDIASSVTGGTRLLSDELTIKITADPGQGFIDRMIALVEGAERTKTPNEIALTVLLAVLTLVFLIVVANIPPITGYIASFLSTATSEQAAADLRNGASVAIMISLLVALIPTTIGGLLSAIGIAGMDRVAQFNVIATSGRAVEACGDINTLVLDKTGTITLGNRLAAEFIPVNGHSLQDVAQVALNASVFDETPEGRSIVALAEQSGAKVSFALNLAAGVEFSARTRMSGTDLDGKEIRKGAVDAIKGFVRSRGGHVPNALDEAYERVSKLGGTPLAVCQNDDIYGVIYLKDTVKPGLRERFDQLRRMGVRTIMLTGDNRITASVIAQEAGVDDFIAEATPEDKIDVIRSEQAQGKLVAMTGDGTNDAPALAQANVGLAMNSGTQAAKEAANMVDLDSDPTKLIDLVTIGKQLLITRGALTTFSVANDIAKYFAIIPTIFAAAGIGALNIMGLKSANSAIISALIYNALIILVLIPLALKGVQFRPLTADQLLRRNILIYGVGGVIAPFIAIKLIDVILPFS from the coding sequence ATGACATCCACAGAGAATTCTCCTCGTCCGTATCGCGTGCCATCGGGAACGCGGGACTCCCGTCGCCATACGCCCAAGGTAGAAATGAAAGGGCTATATCAGCGGGCGATTAAGGAATCATTTGTTAAACTGGACCCTCGGATTCAGGTAAGAAACCCAGTTATGTTTGTGGTCTGGGTGGGTACCTTGGTAACGCTCCTGCTCACGATCGATCCGAATTTATTCGGGACGCTGCAAGCCGATGTCAACCAGCAGCGATTGCTCAACGGGTTAATCACGTTTATTCTCTTGTTCACAATTGTCTTTGCCAATTTTGCGGAAGCCGTTGCAGAAGGCCGGGGGAAAGCCCAGGCGGATGCCCTGCGGGCCACGCGCAGTGATACGATCGCCCGGAAAATTTTGCCGACTGGTTCAGTGCAGGAGGTGAGTTCAACCGAACTGCGTCGGGGGGATCAGGTGAAAGTGATTGCAGGGGATATGATTCCGGCAGATGGGGAAGTGATTGCAGGTCTGGGTTCGGTGGATGAATCTGCCATTACCGGGGAATCAGCTCCCGTCCTCAAACAGCCGGGCACCGACATCGCCAGTTCCGTCACGGGGGGAACAAGGCTGTTGTCAGACGAACTGACCATTAAAATCACCGCTGATCCAGGGCAGGGCTTCATTGATCGGATGATTGCCCTGGTCGAAGGGGCAGAACGAACCAAAACCCCTAACGAAATCGCGTTAACGGTACTGCTGGCAGTGTTAACGCTGGTATTTCTGATTGTGGTGGCCAACATCCCACCCATCACAGGCTATATTGCAAGCTTTCTGAGCACAGCGACCAGCGAGCAAGCAGCGGCAGATTTACGCAATGGAGCCAGTGTTGCCATCATGATCTCCTTATTGGTGGCGCTGATTCCCACCACGATCGGGGGGCTATTGAGCGCGATCGGCATCGCTGGGATGGATCGGGTTGCCCAGTTCAACGTGATTGCCACGTCCGGTCGGGCGGTAGAAGCCTGTGGTGACATCAACACCCTAGTACTGGATAAAACCGGCACAATTACCCTGGGCAATCGGTTAGCTGCCGAATTCATTCCGGTGAATGGACACAGTTTGCAAGATGTGGCTCAGGTTGCGTTAAATGCCAGCGTCTTTGATGAAACGCCAGAGGGTCGTTCGATCGTAGCCCTAGCAGAACAATCGGGGGCAAAGGTCAGTTTCGCTCTGAATCTGGCTGCAGGTGTGGAATTTTCTGCCCGAACCCGCATGAGCGGTACAGATTTGGATGGCAAAGAGATCCGCAAGGGAGCTGTCGATGCGATCAAGGGCTTTGTGCGATCAAGAGGTGGTCACGTTCCCAATGCGTTAGATGAAGCCTATGAGCGCGTGTCTAAACTAGGAGGTACACCACTTGCCGTTTGTCAGAACGATGACATTTACGGGGTTATCTACCTGAAAGACACCGTGAAGCCCGGTTTGAGGGAACGATTTGACCAATTGCGACGAATGGGTGTTCGCACTATTATGCTGACGGGTGACAACCGCATTACTGCCTCCGTGATTGCTCAGGAGGCAGGGGTAGACGATTTCATCGCCGAAGCCACTCCCGAAGACAAAATTGATGTCATTCGCAGTGAACAGGCACAGGGCAAACTGGTTGCAATGACTGGAGATGGCACCAACGATGCACCCGCATTGGCACAGGCAAATGTGGGGTTAGCGATGAACTCTGGCACCCAGGCCGCGAAAGAAGCAGCTAACATGGTTGATCTCGATTCTGACCCGACGAAGTTGATCGATTTAGTGACGATCGGCAAACAGTTGCTGATCACCCGTGGCGCACTCACCACCTTCTCAGTTGCAAACGATATCGCCAAATACTTTGCCATCATTCCCACAATTTTCGCGGCGGCTGGCATTGGCGCACTCAATATCATGGGCTTGAAAAGTGCTAATTCTGCTATCATCTCAGCTTTGATTTACAATGCCTTGATTATCTTAGTATTGATTCCCCTGGCCCTGAAAGGTGTGCAATTTAGACCGCTGACGGCTGATCAGCTACTGCGTCGCAATATTTTGATCTATGGCGTGGGTGGTGTGATTGCTCCGTTTATTGCTATCAAGTTGATTGATGTGATTCTGCCATTTTCCTAA
- the menH gene encoding 2-succinyl-6-hydroxy-2,4-cyclohexadiene-1-carboxylate synthase, which produces MNPIHCITDGHPDSPPLLLLHGFLGSSREFEPLLPHLTPEFYCIRVDLPGHGQTCWFEDYSMQRIARAIVQLLCDRQINQTALLGYSMGGRLALYLALNFPEQFPTGVIESASPGLQTAAEQQARLQQDLVLADWLEADFPQFLAEWYAQPLFASLKRHPSFPQVLEQRLQNHPSELAKSLRGMSLGRQPNLWPQLAAHPHPLLLVVGEYDRKFVALNQAMADLAPMTQLAIVPHSGHAVHVEQPTAFAHCVVPFLQQGHRASPGGQ; this is translated from the coding sequence GTGAACCCGATTCATTGCATTACGGACGGTCATCCCGACAGCCCCCCCCTGCTGCTGTTGCATGGCTTCCTGGGAAGTAGTCGAGAGTTTGAGCCACTGCTGCCCCACCTGACCCCTGAATTTTATTGTATTCGAGTTGATTTACCGGGCCATGGACAGACGTGCTGGTTCGAGGATTATTCGATGCAGCGGATTGCCCGCGCGATCGTTCAGCTTCTCTGCGATCGTCAGATCAACCAGACTGCGCTGCTAGGCTACTCCATGGGGGGGCGATTGGCACTATATCTGGCTCTGAACTTTCCGGAGCAGTTTCCCACCGGAGTGATTGAATCAGCCTCACCAGGGCTGCAAACTGCAGCGGAACAGCAGGCCAGACTCCAGCAAGATCTCGTCCTGGCGGATTGGCTAGAAGCAGATTTCCCCCAGTTCCTGGCCGAGTGGTATGCTCAGCCCCTGTTTGCCTCATTGAAGCGCCACCCCAGTTTCCCTCAGGTTCTGGAGCAGCGATTGCAGAATCATCCCTCCGAACTGGCCAAATCTCTGCGGGGGATGAGTCTGGGTAGGCAGCCCAATTTGTGGCCCCAGTTGGCTGCACATCCCCATCCCCTGTTACTGGTGGTCGGGGAGTACGATCGTAAGTTTGTCGCCCTCAATCAGGCCATGGCTGATCTTGCACCAATGACCCAACTGGCGATCGTGCCCCATAGTGGCCATGCCGTTCATGTGGAGCAACCCACCGCCTTTGCCCATTGTGTGGTCCCTTTTCTGCAGCAGGGCCACCGCGCCTCTCCAGGGGGGCAATGA
- a CDS encoding HAMP domain-containing sensor histidine kinase gives MLFKLIRFIKELWDGKFWLIVGLFAIVATLEFLTPAAYVFGYLYIGPILLVNTRFGRIATFQATAIACLLTMANVWIPGHEVIEIPTIASRAIAVLALVVTGFLSDRNRSYQQTVLQQKAKLQAQEKLASVREDFASTLTHDLKTPMLGAIETLEALQRENFGPILPAQRVVVTTMIRSHQTSLQLVETLLDVYRNDTEGLKLQFAPVDLVEVAEDVATTLMGLAASRRIHISFNYGHSDFRQFLWVNGDAFQLHRVFVNLLTNAINHSPRGSKVEVVLEPGSSYQVAKVMDMGAGITPQELPHLFERFYQGESDRQAKGSGLGLYLTRQIVEAHGGKIWAENRQPNGAVFAFRLPVLPFQLSLST, from the coding sequence ATGCTGTTCAAATTGATCAGATTCATTAAAGAATTATGGGATGGTAAATTCTGGTTGATTGTCGGATTATTTGCGATCGTTGCCACGTTGGAGTTTTTGACACCTGCCGCTTATGTGTTTGGCTATCTGTATATTGGTCCAATTTTGCTGGTCAACACGCGCTTTGGCCGAATTGCAACTTTTCAAGCAACAGCGATCGCCTGTCTGCTGACGATGGCAAATGTATGGATTCCGGGGCATGAGGTAATCGAGATACCCACGATTGCCAGCCGTGCGATCGCAGTTTTAGCCCTGGTAGTGACTGGTTTTCTCAGCGATCGCAATCGCTCCTATCAACAAACAGTATTGCAACAAAAGGCGAAGCTCCAAGCGCAAGAAAAGCTCGCTAGCGTTCGAGAAGACTTCGCTTCCACCCTCACCCATGACCTTAAAACACCCATGCTGGGAGCGATCGAAACCCTGGAAGCCCTTCAGCGAGAGAACTTTGGTCCCATCCTTCCCGCCCAGAGAGTCGTCGTAACAACGATGATTCGGAGTCATCAAACCAGCTTGCAGCTTGTGGAAACGCTGCTGGATGTTTATCGAAATGATACGGAAGGGCTAAAACTGCAATTTGCTCCAGTTGATCTGGTGGAAGTAGCAGAGGACGTGGCAACCACCTTGATGGGGTTGGCAGCCAGTCGGCGCATCCACATTTCATTCAACTATGGCCATTCAGATTTTCGTCAGTTTCTCTGGGTGAATGGGGATGCCTTTCAGTTGCACCGAGTATTTGTTAATCTGTTAACCAATGCGATTAATCATTCACCCCGTGGCAGCAAAGTGGAGGTGGTTTTAGAACCAGGGTCTTCCTATCAAGTTGCCAAAGTGATGGATATGGGGGCTGGAATTACGCCTCAGGAATTGCCACACTTGTTTGAACGGTTCTATCAGGGAGAGAGCGATCGTCAGGCGAAAGGTTCTGGGTTAGGGCTATATCTCACTCGTCAAATTGTGGAAGCCCATGGCGGTAAAATTTGGGCTGAGAATCGTCAACCGAATGGTGCAGTTTTTGCTTTTCGATTGCCCGTACTCCCCTTCCAACTGTCCTTATCGACTTAA
- a CDS encoding response regulator transcription factor translates to MLANPLRILLAEDDELFRLGLRMRLQQESGFEIVAEAEDGETAVEMAKRTPIDIVVLDIGLPGIGGIEACRQLKHQQANLPILVLTSRTQASLVSRLIEAGAQGYCLKGIAAETLILAIRSVAAGASWWDAVATHEIRAAFENQSTDITVSENLDPYPGLQANPLTRREQEILALIVAGKSNQEIAGALYITAGTVRVHVHAILNKLSVSDRTQAATLAIQKKFIAKDLLSDR, encoded by the coding sequence ATGTTAGCAAATCCTCTACGAATCCTCCTGGCAGAAGATGATGAACTCTTCCGCCTCGGTTTACGAATGCGGCTCCAGCAGGAGTCAGGCTTTGAGATCGTCGCCGAAGCAGAAGATGGGGAAACGGCAGTAGAAATGGCCAAGCGGACTCCCATTGATATTGTTGTGCTAGACATTGGGTTACCGGGAATTGGCGGCATTGAAGCGTGCCGTCAGCTTAAGCACCAGCAAGCTAATTTACCCATCTTGGTTCTCACCTCACGGACTCAGGCATCCCTCGTCTCTCGTTTGATTGAAGCTGGAGCACAGGGTTACTGCCTGAAAGGAATTGCCGCTGAAACGCTCATCTTGGCAATTCGCTCTGTCGCTGCGGGGGCTTCCTGGTGGGATGCGGTAGCCACCCATGAAATTCGGGCAGCCTTTGAAAACCAGTCAACCGATATCACGGTCAGTGAAAATTTAGACCCCTATCCAGGGCTGCAGGCCAACCCCTTAACACGGCGTGAACAAGAGATTCTGGCTCTGATTGTAGCAGGCAAGAGTAACCAGGAAATTGCTGGAGCCCTCTATATCACGGCGGGCACCGTTCGAGTTCATGTGCATGCAATCTTAAATAAATTAAGTGTGAGCGATCGCACCCAGGCAGCCACTCTGGCCATACAAAAGAAGTTCATTGCCAAGGATTTACTCTCAGATCGGTAA
- a CDS encoding universal stress protein: MYPPPANPSPDTAYIRAARRGKHKIFIGMSPGVGKTYKMLEEGHRLKQEGIDVVIGLLETHNRQETAQKAVGLEIVPRKEIHCSGVTLTEMDPDAIIARQPQLALIDELAHTNVPGSERDKRYQDVEKVLEAGIDVYSTVNIQHLESLNDLVARITGVVVRERVPDRLLDEADQVVVVDVTPETLEDRLKDGKIYALEKVDQSLQNFFQRRNLIALRELALREVADNVEEDALEAVSNHSNSSAPYCNIHERVLVCVSTYPNSLQLIRRGARIAGYMRAPLHGLFVDDPDRFLTKEESLHIETCERLLREFNGQFIRVSEQNKAKAIAEVAEKYHITQIVIGESQRSRWKILLRGSLTQQLLKSLKHIDIHIIATEKNV; the protein is encoded by the coding sequence ATGTACCCTCCACCAGCGAACCCATCCCCTGATACCGCTTATATTCGTGCTGCCCGGCGTGGGAAGCATAAGATATTCATTGGCATGTCTCCTGGTGTGGGCAAAACCTACAAGATGCTGGAGGAAGGGCATCGACTGAAGCAGGAAGGGATCGATGTGGTGATTGGGCTGCTAGAAACCCATAATCGACAAGAAACAGCCCAAAAAGCAGTTGGATTAGAGATTGTCCCTCGCAAAGAGATCCATTGCTCAGGGGTGACGTTGACAGAAATGGACCCCGATGCCATCATTGCCCGCCAACCGCAGCTTGCCTTAATTGATGAATTGGCCCATACCAATGTCCCTGGCTCTGAACGGGACAAGCGTTATCAGGATGTCGAAAAAGTTTTAGAGGCTGGGATCGATGTCTACTCTACCGTGAATATTCAGCACTTAGAGAGCTTGAATGACCTGGTCGCAAGAATTACTGGGGTTGTGGTAAGAGAGCGAGTTCCCGATCGCCTACTGGATGAAGCCGATCAAGTTGTAGTGGTAGATGTTACCCCAGAAACATTGGAAGATCGCTTGAAAGATGGCAAAATTTACGCACTAGAAAAAGTAGACCAGTCCCTACAAAACTTCTTTCAACGCCGAAATCTGATTGCACTGCGGGAATTAGCCCTTCGTGAGGTGGCAGATAATGTAGAAGAAGATGCGTTGGAAGCAGTATCTAACCATTCCAATTCTTCTGCCCCCTACTGTAATATTCACGAGCGCGTATTAGTGTGTGTATCGACTTACCCCAACTCACTTCAACTCATTCGACGGGGTGCTCGTATTGCCGGATACATGCGTGCTCCTCTTCACGGTTTATTTGTAGATGACCCCGATCGGTTTTTAACGAAGGAAGAAAGTCTTCACATCGAAACCTGTGAACGGTTACTGCGGGAATTTAATGGTCAGTTCATACGGGTTTCTGAGCAGAATAAAGCCAAAGCGATCGCAGAAGTTGCTGAAAAATATCACATTACTCAAATTGTGATTGGGGAAAGCCAGCGATCTCGCTGGAAAATTCTATTGCGAGGATCACTCACGCAACAACTGCTAAAATCTCTGAAGCATATAGACATCCATATCATTGCGACTGAAAAAAATGTATGA
- the kdpC gene encoding K(+)-transporting ATPase subunit C — MSFAREASRAVRSTVVLWVLTAIIYPFAMLAIGQVVFPFQANGSIIVNAQGQPLGSALIGQPFTSDRYFNSRPSTTSYSTADPKKDEAKVLQTGVSGASNLAPSNPALIDRIQGKADPDPEKAIEGDIPRLQKAGVKPTADLVYTSGSSLDRHITPEGARAQIARVATARGLQPNQLEELINKNIDGRFLGIFGEPGVNVLKLNLALDVLKPA, encoded by the coding sequence ATGAGTTTTGCACGGGAAGCCAGTAGAGCCGTTCGTTCCACTGTGGTACTTTGGGTACTCACGGCGATTATTTATCCGTTTGCCATGCTTGCGATCGGGCAGGTTGTCTTTCCTTTTCAAGCGAATGGGAGCATCATCGTGAATGCTCAAGGGCAGCCTCTGGGGTCAGCCCTGATTGGGCAACCCTTTACCAGCGATCGCTACTTCAACAGCCGCCCCAGCACCACCAGCTACAGTACGGCTGATCCAAAAAAAGATGAGGCAAAAGTGCTCCAAACTGGAGTTTCGGGGGCAAGCAACCTCGCTCCCAGCAACCCAGCGTTGATCGATCGCATTCAAGGGAAAGCTGATCCAGACCCAGAAAAGGCGATCGAGGGCGATATTCCTAGATTGCAGAAAGCAGGGGTAAAACCAACGGCTGATCTGGTTTATACTTCTGGCTCCAGCCTTGATCGTCATATCACGCCAGAAGGGGCAAGGGCACAAATTGCACGAGTCGCTACAGCGCGGGGGCTGCAACCGAACCAGTTGGAAGAACTGATCAACAAGAATATTGATGGTCGCTTCCTAGGTATCTTTGGTGAACCTGGTGTCAATGTGCTGAAGCTCAACCTGGCACTTGATGTACTTAAACCTGCATAA
- a CDS encoding heavy metal translocating P-type ATPase gives MLHSLRLSQLVAKNSETSAAILCGCLLLLGWIALHLGWLGLALLILPAAYVVGGYESAREGLATLIQEKELDVDLLMIVAALGAAGLGLWRQEYYLIVDGAVLILIFAISGALEKYAMQRTDRSIRSLMSLTSDTAQVLRQGKAVSVSIDQLALGDQIVVRPGELIPTDGLILEGLSTLNQSAITGESIPIEKTVGDEVFAGTLNGNGALKLTIHQPPESSLLRRVIRLVEQAQTEIPPSQQFIERFEHGYARVIVGVGLLLAVLPPFLLQWSWETTIYRALIFLVVASPCALMAAIMPTLLSGIANGARQGILFKNGAQLEQISKVRAIAFDKTGTLTTGQLQVCQIVPAVGFSTSAVLQVAAALESSSEHPIGAAIVQAAQDLDWSRATEVQAYPGRGITGSWQQQAVCVGTANFVNQFITDFPIELVQSADLLEQDGKTVVWVAQAQQAIGVIAIADQVRPEAARAIAQLKKLGIEQIIMLTGDNQRTAHSIAQAVGVDQVYAELLPEHKLRLIRHLQKQYKTVAMVGDGINDAPALAQASVGIAMGIAGSDVALETADIVLVSDRLEKIAVAVKLGRRSHQVVKQNIGFAIGFIMLLIAANFAGNVTLPLGVVGHEGSTVLVILSGLRLLRN, from the coding sequence ATGCTTCACTCATTGCGTCTATCTCAATTGGTAGCAAAAAACTCAGAGACTTCTGCGGCGATCCTCTGTGGCTGCCTGTTACTACTCGGATGGATTGCCCTCCACCTCGGATGGCTGGGACTGGCGTTGTTGATTCTGCCTGCGGCTTACGTCGTGGGCGGGTATGAGAGTGCCCGTGAAGGTTTAGCAACGCTGATCCAGGAAAAAGAACTGGATGTAGACCTGCTGATGATTGTGGCAGCTCTGGGAGCCGCAGGACTGGGCTTGTGGCGACAGGAATATTACCTGATTGTGGATGGGGCAGTGTTGATTCTGATTTTTGCCATCAGTGGTGCTTTGGAAAAATATGCCATGCAGCGCACCGATCGCAGCATTCGCAGTCTGATGAGCTTAACGTCTGATACCGCACAAGTGTTGCGACAGGGCAAAGCAGTATCAGTGTCGATTGACCAATTAGCATTGGGTGATCAGATTGTGGTCAGACCTGGAGAACTGATTCCAACCGATGGCTTGATATTGGAAGGACTGAGTACATTGAATCAGTCTGCGATTACTGGAGAATCGATTCCGATTGAGAAGACGGTGGGGGATGAAGTCTTTGCCGGAACGCTCAACGGCAATGGCGCTTTAAAACTCACAATTCACCAACCGCCAGAGAGTAGTCTACTGCGGCGCGTGATTCGACTCGTGGAGCAGGCACAAACTGAGATACCCCCCTCCCAGCAATTTATTGAACGCTTTGAACATGGCTATGCTCGCGTTATTGTCGGGGTGGGGCTGCTGCTGGCAGTGCTACCCCCTTTCCTGCTGCAGTGGAGTTGGGAAACGACAATCTATCGGGCGCTGATTTTTCTCGTCGTTGCGTCGCCCTGTGCGCTCATGGCAGCCATTATGCCCACGTTGTTATCGGGTATCGCCAATGGCGCGAGGCAGGGAATTTTGTTCAAAAACGGTGCCCAGTTGGAACAGATTAGTAAGGTACGGGCGATCGCCTTTGATAAAACGGGCACGCTCACCACTGGACAGCTACAGGTTTGCCAGATCGTTCCGGCAGTAGGATTTTCTACATCAGCAGTCTTGCAAGTTGCCGCCGCTCTGGAATCCAGTTCAGAGCACCCGATTGGAGCCGCAATTGTGCAAGCCGCCCAAGATCTAGACTGGTCACGGGCAACTGAAGTGCAGGCGTATCCGGGTCGAGGTATTACAGGGAGTTGGCAGCAGCAGGCTGTATGCGTGGGCACGGCCAATTTTGTGAATCAATTCATTACTGATTTCCCCATTGAACTGGTGCAATCAGCAGATTTGCTAGAACAAGATGGCAAAACCGTAGTCTGGGTGGCTCAAGCGCAACAGGCGATTGGGGTGATTGCGATCGCCGATCAAGTGCGACCTGAAGCTGCAAGGGCGATCGCCCAACTCAAAAAGCTGGGCATTGAACAGATCATAATGCTGACAGGTGATAATCAGCGTACCGCTCACAGCATTGCTCAAGCAGTCGGAGTGGATCAGGTTTATGCTGAACTACTCCCAGAACACAAGTTACGCCTGATTCGACACCTGCAAAAGCAATACAAGACGGTGGCGATGGTTGGGGATGGCATTAATGATGCGCCCGCACTGGCTCAGGCATCGGTGGGTATCGCCATGGGCATTGCCGGCAGTGATGTGGCGCTAGAAACGGCTGACATTGTATTGGTGTCCGATCGGCTAGAGAAAATCGCCGTGGCCGTCAAATTGGGGCGGCGATCGCACCAAGTGGTGAAACAGAATATCGGATTTGCGATCGGCTTCATCATGTTGCTGATTGCGGCCAATTTTGCTGGTAATGTCACCCTACCCCTTGGGGTTGTCGGGCATGAAGGATCAACCGTGCTGGTCATTCTGAGTGGGTTACGATTGCTCAGAAATTAG